From a single Desulfonauticus submarinus genomic region:
- a CDS encoding type II toxin-antitoxin system VapC family toxin, with protein sequence MNNNIVDSSGWLAYFADEPNAKHFYEPLSNFNSLIVPTITIYEVFKVVCREASETKALQAIVAMGKGKIVDLTPSIAIAAAKISLKYQIPMADSIIIATAEEYNATIWTQDSDFKNINNVEYFPKNM encoded by the coding sequence ATGAATAACAACATTGTGGATTCTTCAGGTTGGTTAGCTTATTTTGCCGATGAACCAAATGCAAAACATTTTTATGAACCTTTAAGTAATTTTAATTCACTTATTGTTCCAACCATAACAATATATGAGGTTTTTAAGGTAGTATGTCGGGAAGCAAGTGAAACTAAAGCTCTACAGGCAATTGTGGCTATGGGAAAAGGAAAGATTGTGGATTTAACACCCTCTATAGCAATTGCTGCGGCGAAAATAAGCCTAAAATATCAAATACCAATGGCTGATAGTATTATTATCGCAACGGCAGAAGAATATAATGCTACTATATGGACTCAAGATTCAGATTTTAAAAATATAAATAACGTGGAATATTTTCCTAAGAATATGTAA
- a CDS encoding AbrB/MazE/SpoVT family DNA-binding domain-containing protein, with protein sequence MQIITVSPKYQIVIPKTIRESLRLHPGQKMYIVEYEGRIELIPERDIKELRGFLKGINTEFKREEDRV encoded by the coding sequence ATGCAAATTATAACAGTGTCTCCTAAATATCAAATTGTTATACCAAAAACAATTAGAGAATCTCTGCGTCTTCATCCTGGCCAAAAAATGTATATTGTGGAATATGAAGGCAGGATTGAACTTATTCCTGAGCGAGATATAAAAGAGCTTCGCGGATTTCTTAAAGGAATAAATACTGAATTTAAGCGTGAGGAAGATAGGGTATGA